The segment TCATTTTATGCTTATCCCAACTCCTGCTAAAAGGGAACGTGCTCGGTTTTCTCGGAAGAGAAAATGTTTGTTTGATGAAGTGATAGTTTTCCCTAATGAGTAAGCTATGGTTACCTCAAAACTCTATGTAGTCAGTTCAAGTAGTTTTATGTTGTTAATCTACTTTATAGGCTAGACATTGTGGGGTAACATCATATATTGTGCCACGCATCATTGTTGCATATGATAGCTGTATGTATTTGTTGCATTCTGGAGTAGTATGGATTGGAATTTATGATGTAATTAGAAATAACATGTGTTGTAATGAATGGTGCCGATTATTAAAATTGGGTGATGTTTGGTTTGATCTCTAAGCCCTGGATATTGTAACATGATGATGTTTCTTCGTATGAGTTGCACATCTTACTGCTGCAGTATGAGCAAGACAAAAGGGAATTTTATGGTAAATCTTAGCATACTTTTTCACGCCTTGGTCTGGTAGTTGATTCTGCTATTGTGTAGAATACACacactatacatatatatttgtattttCACGTCCCAATTTGATCTCTAAGCCCTGGATATTGTAACATGATGATGTTTCTTCGTATGAGTTGCACATCTTACTGCTGCAGTATGAGCAAGACAAAAAGGAATTTTATGGTAAATCTTAGCATACTTTTTCATGCCTTGGTCTGGTAGTTGATTCTGCTATTGTGTAGAATACACacactatacatatatatttgtatTTCAACGTCCCAATTTGTGCCGTCTTTTTTCAATTGATTTAATAGCTGTGTCACCTTTCTATGGGTTATACAGTATCACTTTGTAATTTGGACATTGGTTATTGGTTAAAAAGTTAAGGGATAGAAATAATAAACCACACAGCTTCTATCATTTGATTTCATGTTCAATTTTTTGCAGCATAATGCGGCAATGGATAAAAGATGCAAGTGATTTGGTCTCTAAGGGGAGAAAGGATGGTCATACTGCTCTGGGTGCAAGGAGGACTTGGATTTCCAGCCTTCCCCAGGGTTTCTTAGAGCCTTCGGTTCCCTGTAATTGCTCTATCAGATATATTTCTACATGTTATTTCTCTAGTTATGCTTCTTTGTTAATCATCCTCTTGACAGGCACGTCGGAGCTTAAATCTATCTACTCTGGAAAGAGATTGCGAATTCTCAAATCTGTTAATATCATAAAACCTCCGGAACAGATGGACACTTCTGAACCTCCTGCAGTTGATGGATCTTTTGAGCCAGCAGAACTTACTCCAGCAACTGTTGAAATGAGGGATCCTCCAGTTATGTTGAACCTCTCAAAATCTCCTCTATTTGATGGATCCTCAGAGCAGGCCGGAATTGCTCCACAAACACCTATTCGGCAGTCAACTTCCCTTGTTGTTGGAGAACAGACAGAAATTGCTCCACAAACACCTGTTCTGTACTCTAAATCATTGAGGCATTTTGGGAGCCCTAAGGACCTGAAATTTTATAACTTAGATGTAGGACCAGAGAATGTGGATCCTACTCAAAGCATGAAGAAAGAGCCTTCTCTGAATGAAATTGTAGAGGAGTCTTCCCTGAACAAAAATGAAGACCTTGATCTCAATCTGGTGAGCAGGGTGAATTTATGATTACAAGTAGCTGCCTTACTGTGATATGGATTTAGAATAACCATCTGACTGGGCAATTATATTGATGCACACAGGCATTGGTTTACACTTAACCGTTAATCATGCATTGCATCAACTTATTCTGTTATGTTTAACGCGTAACATCTCTCAAAGTAGATCTTAAATCATCTAATGCACGATAAGGTTGGACTTTGGAACACAAACCATATTTGGGGTGCTCCATATAATTGTATCAATCACATTACATTTTGTTGTTTGTTGTCTTCCCTATTTGGAACATCCTCTATTGGTTATTTACTTCGTTAAGATTTTGGGCAGGACATGCATTcaaatgaagatgataaccaggGACAGGGTAAGAGCTATTCATAATGTTCTTAATTTAAACTTTGATTTCTTTGGCTTCATTGTAGATTGAATATTTTTTGTTCACATGCGGTATTCTTACCCGAACTTTTTCATGACTAGCAGATGGATGGTCTTCAAGAACCAGGTAAGATATATATGGCCTTTGCAATGTTCTTGTTCAACTTGAGCAGTTAGTGCGAACCCTGTACAATTTGTTGCAAAACGTTCCTTATTACAAAGTTGAATCTTTGATGCACAGAATGGTGGCAGAGAGATTGCAGATGAGTTTTCTAGATCAAAGGGAAAAAAAGGAGGAGGAAAAGGTGAACTTATCACAGCTTCTGGAAGGAAAAACAAAGAAAGCGAGTGTGAGACTCTTTTATGAGATACTGGTACGTTGTAATGTCCAATAACGAAAATCAAATTCTCTAGCAATGGTCATTTTTACTCATTTGTTCAGTCTGGTTGCACTGACTTGACTGGTTAACTTGCCATTAAAGGAATGCTTAAGCTTGCGTATGTTGCTTTGCTTAAAGTATATTCATATTTGGCACCCAAGTATGTGAGTGATGGAAATGTTCAAACTGAAAGCTAAGTAGGTTAGATTTGTTGGTGCAAAATTTGCAGGTGTTGAAAAGTACAGGGCTTGTGGATGTGCAGCAAGAAGAGGCTTTTAGTGACATTGTTGTTGTGAAAGGTCCAAAGTGGGAGGAAATGGTTTTTTGCTTGGGAAGGCATGTTAAATGAGGATTCACTCTGTAAATGTGTGTTGTAGTTATTTTAGCTGATATGTGAATTGGAAAATATAGGATGCAACTACTTTGTTACTTATTTTGTTAGGATCTTTGTTTTCTTTAACAGCCCTTTTTAATTATTGTATAGACTTAACCCCGAATTACTGTGCCATTCCCCTTCAGCCGCAAAGCTGTTAGAAAATTTTGGACTTGGTCCTAGTTTACTGAGAAAATTATCTCTgctaatattaaattttttattcagCTTGGGTCTCGAGTAAAGGTGAAAATGCATTTATTTTACAGAATAAATTATATTACTTTAAAAGTGTTTTTGTAATtcggaaaaataaaaataaacatatatagtGAAATTTGAGCTTAAGTTTGTAAATTTTAACATTTGTGTTTTACAGTTTCTCTATAAAtgcatttattatataattttgttttttttcacCACGTTATGAGTGGGTTTATTAAATTATGTGTAAATCTggttttgcaaaaaaaaaaaaaaaagtgttgctCATTATATAAATTATAGGTAGAGTGAAAAAGGTTTTGCTTTATTGAttcattttcaatattttgtaattttattttaactCTTTTCAAGTAACAGGATGATTCAATAAACTGGTAAGAAAAGTTTCAAGTGAGAATATTTGTTTGAATTCAAGCAGTAAATTCATTAATTGGTGTGAGTTTATCTAGGTTGGATTCGTAGGTTTGCCGAACTCAAGCAACCGGCTCATTAACTGGTGTGACTCGATCCATAAGTTTGTTTGTGTGGTAGTGTATTctgtaaaaaaaaatcaattcttGATTTTTTATTTGTGGATTTCatcataaataataaatttttgtcATATTTAAATTTGGGTCACTGTATATAATGATAGTCCAAGTCAAGCCCATTAGCCCAATTTAATGATTGAGTGCATATCCAACAACTCTGCTCCCTCTCTCGTCTTTGTCATCTCAAACCCTAGATCAGGGTTTAAagaattttttccttttttttttttcaactaaAATTCCCCTCTTGATCTTCTTCGATTATTATCTTTTTATTGTGGCTGAAAATTACGGAAAAATGGCAGCCCAAGCAGCAGCAACCACTTTCAATGGGAACTTAAAGGCTAGTTTTTATCTTCATCATTATATTGCTTAATCTTTCATTTTTAATCAAATAATCCATAATTTAGCTCAACTTTTGTTGCAAAAATCACCTTACATGGCAATGCACGCTAACTGTTAGTAATATTTACCGACTTAATTATCACTTATTTTGGCAATATGATGCGTAGTTTGCAGAAGTTCCGACTTCATTTTGATTGTTTACATACAAGCGGTGTAGGGAGGTGATAGTTGGAAGAGAGAAACTTTGCTGTAACGTTTTCAACTGAAATAGAGTGTACTTAGTTGAGTGAATATGCTGCGAAGAGAAAACATGAAAAAACATTTTCTATGGATTTTATGTGATTTTGCTGTGATCCCATTGAGTTAAATTGTCAACTATCCAAAAAGTTCtagatgaatgagtggtttgtaATCCTGGGCAATTTCGTATTTCAGGTTCTTCAGCTTTTAACCTTCATTTATGGAGCGTGATTTAGTCTAATCCAGTAGTTCTAAAATTTATGCCATAAAAAATGTGTCAGGGACCTTAGAAATTTCTGAACTAGAAATTATTCTAGATAAGGATTTCTGATTGTAGTGCAATGTAAATTGTAAATACTGCTCAATGATAAACACTggcttcttttttattttatttttctaatttttgctTTTAACTCGTGCAGAAAGCACTTGCTGGTCTGAGGCGAATTAATCTGGAAGGTCTGAGATGGAGAGTTTTCGATGCTAAAGGCCAGGTATCTTTATCCTTTTCTGAGTTCTTTCAAAGATAATTAATCCTTTTGGTATTGTAAAGAGGAGGACTTAAATTTGTGAAACTTATTTTCTGGAAGCCAGAGATGTGGGGGCTTGGAACCCTCCATCCCTGTACCTCTCTTTGAGAAGTGATAATGATTAAAACATGCGTGATTTTATGGTTTTACTCATTGTGGTTTCTCAATGCAAACCCATTTAATAGTATGTTGAACCATTTATTTTAACATGTTTATCCTGCCTGAGGTTGAAAGCAACTAGAATGAAGTTGCATACTTTATTTTAACAGGTTCTCGGAAGATTAGCATCTCAAATTTCTACTGTTATTCAAGGAAAGGACAAGCCTACTTACGCTCCAAATCGTGATGATGGGGATATGTGCATTGTGATCAATGCCAAGGATGTATGTGTTACAGGGAGAAAACTTACAGACAAGGTTTATTACTGGCATACAGGGCAAGTATTACTGTTTTCTGCTGTTTCTTTTAATGAATTGAAGTTGATTGCGTAGTGTGACTACATGGAAATTAATGATGTTTTTGAGTTTAAGATGGTATTATGAATTACAAATATCAAAACATACTTACTTTTTGAGTTTCTGTAAATAAAACAGGAAAATTTGACATTCTTAATGTAGTTCTCTGAGATCCTCCTCCTTTATTAGTCTCTATATGGTTCTTGAGATTGGATGCATCAGTTAGTGATGTTCTACTACATTTCCTTCTATTTATGAATCATATTTATCCTTCAGCTATGTCGGCCACCTCAAAGAAAGAAGTTTAAAGGACCAGATGGCAAAGGATCCTACAGAAGTCATACGTAAAGCTGTTCTGCGTATGCTTCCTAGAAACAAACTGCGTGATGTAAGTACTTAGACCTGATTAAACTATGACCTGTCCTTATCTGTAAACATCATGTTCTGTTATTTGCTTTGTGATATTCAAATTCTCATTTACTTCTGTTAGCCCGCCttcttttagtattatttttttgTGGCTCAGTATAGTTCagatttctgttttcttatagatTATTGCATCTTATGAATGCAGGATAGAGATCGAAAATTGAGGATATTTGCTGATAGTGAACACCCCTTTGGTGATAGGCCCCTTGAACCATACATGATGCCTCCCCGAAAAGTGCGAGAAATGAGGCCTCGTATACGAAGAGCTTTGATTCGAGCTCAAAAGAAGGCTGAGGAGCAAGAACAAGGTGGTAGCCAAAGAAAAGGCAGAAAGAGGGAGGCCAAAACAGAAGTGGCAGCATGAAAAGTGATTTGTGTTCAGTATGGAAGAACCGCAAGTGCGGGTGTAGATCACTTTAATTAGAATAATAGTGTCTTACTCAAAGTTTAGCAAAGTTTCTTTATAGCTCAAACATAGCATTTACTGTTTTGCTTTTTGAGGTACTAATAGTTAGGTGCAGCAAAAGACGTGGCCTTTGCCTGCATTTATTGGCTGCATCCCTCTGGTTCCCCAAAGTCTGAACTCCTTTAAACATAAATTAAACTATTTCTTCGTTTAGTACCATTCGCCTAGCCTATAATTTGAAGACAATATCACACTTCAGtttctatttgatttgatatCCACTCCACTGGCATTGTGTGATGTAGGAACTTGTTGTTTTCATAGTTTTTTGGTTGAAAAATTCCATGGTCTTTGAGCTATCAATTATATCCTATGTCTTTTTTTAGGTTTAAGACCCCCTATATCCGGTAGCCATATTAAATCCTGACGATTCAGAAGTTGAGCTCCAAACGGGAGGAACTCCGGTGCCTACTTTCTTCATTTTCACAACTTGAGAACGAGACTTTGTTTGATGGGTATTGAGCTCTTTACCACTCACACAACAGGCGTCAGGTATTTTAGGCCTCTTTGTTGCTTGGAAAAACCAACCATGGCGTCATGAACTGAAAATTTTTGAGAATGTACCCTCGGATTTAACTGCTGTATAACCCAAGGTCCCTGCAAAGTGATTCCAGAAACTGAAATGAAGTTATAACTTGGTTATTATGATGGAATGATTCAATAACAAACAAAGATGTTGAGGTACACAAATGTGTAGTAATTCGAATTTTTTGATTCTCAGATGCCAAAGTATTAAACTGAACAACTAGAATTGGAGTTCGTGAATGATATTTGAAGCATTGATAATGTAACTTCAGAGAGGTTAAATAACGTtaacatgtatatattattaaacCCCTCTAGCTATCAAAGCTAGATCATTTTCTCCTTTTTTCACCTTATGGATAAACTTGGAAAACTCAAAAGCTCAAATATAAATATTGTAAGTAAATATTAAAAACAACGTATTGATAACCAATCTATATTGGTTTTGGAAAAACGAAATGCAAAACTAATTTAAAAAAGTTTGTTGTAAAAAGATGTATGAGAAAATAAAATATCCATTTTAGATATAATTTTATCCGAAGGCACTTCTTCAAAAAAATTGAAAGCTATTTAGCTTGGGTTAAACTCTTggcttaaaaaaattattttttaatttgaaatcTCAATGGTAAACAAAACCTGAATAGATTTGAATAACTTTTCTATCATGAATCAAACAAAAAACCATAAGATGAAACCGAATAGAGCTTAAACTACGGGCGAATAGACTCAAAATGGCGTTTCTTTTACAGATTCAATGGCGGGGGGCACCGGCACCAAGGCAGAAACAGTAATAGTGCTGCTCCTTCAAAGCACGAAAGGTCCATATAACCAATGACATAAATGAAGAGGAATTAAGACAATCCACAAATTTTATATTCAAAGCATCTCCCACCAACATTGCAATTCTTTTAAGTTCAATCAATCCTTAAAATGTAAAACTAAAATCAAACTCACCTGCAATTCTACAGATTTCAATTCTTAAAGTTCCTTCCTACCAAAATAAAAGGCTagtggcaaattctgctttcagTCAACGGAATTTAGAATACATTGTATTCAAAAAAATTGGATAAGAATCACTGGCACCAAAATAAATAGACGCATCAAGCAACCAAGAAATAAAAAGAGTTTGGCTTGTAATCAACATGCACAACCGCCTCTTTGCTCAGTTTCGGTCACAGCCTCGGGTATGCCCTGGAAATATCTGCAATCATATGCACATAAGATATCAGTcaaaaaattaaatcataaacCGCATAG is part of the Gossypium arboreum isolate Shixiya-1 chromosome 5, ASM2569848v2, whole genome shotgun sequence genome and harbors:
- the LOC108450402 gene encoding uncharacterized protein LOC108450402, coding for MAAQAAATTFNGNLKKALAGLRRINLEGLRWRVFDAKGQVLGRLASQISTVIQGKDKPTYAPNRDDGDMCIVINAKDVCVTGRKLTDKVYYWHTGYVGHLKERSLKDQMAKDPTEVIRKAVLRMLPRNKLRDDRDRKLRIFADSEHPFGDRPLEPYMMPPRKVREMRPRIRRALIRAQKKAEEQEQGGSQRKGRKREAKTEVAA